A window from Triticum aestivum cultivar Chinese Spring chromosome 6D, IWGSC CS RefSeq v2.1, whole genome shotgun sequence encodes these proteins:
- the LOC123140717 gene encoding probable LRR receptor-like serine/threonine-protein kinase At4g36180 translates to MARSPAEFVLLLMAAAIWSFFLVAGAGQLQPSCIGRERDALLAFKQGVSDDPKDYLGSWRQERQDCCQWAGITCDNVTGHVVELDLGQGNYLAGQISPSLLSLEHLEYLNLWGTGLCGPGGRVPEFLGSLKNLKYLDLSGMSFSGMVPPQFGNLSKLEYLDLSRIHFNNTQMVLTDISWLTRLPLLVQLDMSLINLSSIADWPLVVNKIPSLKLLRLVECSLSSANQSLTHLNLTNLHNLDLSFNHFGHPIASGWFWNLTSIKDLSLASNYLYGPFPDALANMTSLQWLDLQDMGNKATMTVDLKNLCDLEELWLDGSLSSGNITEFLDKLPQCPSNKLQYLYLSSNNMAGILSNRMGHLTNLFWFDISYNNITGAIPLGIGNLSCLQSLVLSNNFLTGAIPLGIGNLSSLEAVYLSNNFLTGAIPLGIGNLSSLEVLYLSNNLLTGAIPLELGNCTYVYLSNNKFSGPIQLGIEHCTTLEELDLSDNNITGVIPPWLGNCTSLRHLSLSNNLLVGHVPSKITLLGNLTELALGNNNLDGVITEEHLVALKNLEHLDLSHNSFSGPMPLEFGAYK, encoded by the coding sequence atggctCGCTCACCTGCCGAGTTCGTCTTGCTCCTTATGGCAGCGGCAATCTGGAGCTtcttcctcgtcgccggcgcaGGGCAGCTCCAGCCGAGCTGCATAGGGCGCGAGAGGGACGCGTTGCTGGCCTTCAAGCAAGGCGTCAGCGACGACCCCAAGGACTACCTTGGGTCGTGGCGACAAGAGCGCCAAGATTGCTGCCAATGGGCAGGCATCACCTGCGACAACGTAACTGGCCATGTCGTCGAGCTTGACCTTGGCCAAGGAAATTATTTGGCCGGCCAGATAAGTCCTTCCTTGCTCTCTCTAGAGCATCTCGAGTACCTCAATCTCTGGGGCACGGGACTGTGTGGGCCTGGTGGTCGTGTTCCAGAGTTCTTGGGTTCCTTAAAGAACTTGAAGTATCTTGATCTGTCCGGCATGTCTTTCTCTGGTATGGTGCCTCCTCAGTTTGGCAACCTGTCAAAGCTAGAATACCTCGACCTATCCCGCATACATTTCAACAATACGCAGATGGTCTTAACAGACATCTCATGGTTAACCCGTCTACCTCTGTTGGTGCAACTTGATATGAGTCTTATCAACCTCAGCTCAATAGCCGATTGGCCTCTTGTTGTGAACAAGATTCCATCTTTGAAGTTGCTCCGTCTTGTTGAGTGCTCGCTTTCAAGTGCAAACCAATCCCTCACACACCTAAACCTCacaaatcttcataaccttgaTCTCTCCTTTAACCACTTTGGTCATCCAATCGCGTCCGGATGGTTTTGGAACTTAACAAGCATCAAGGACCTCAGCCTTGCTAGTAACTATCTGTATGGTCCATTTCCTGATGCACTCGCAAATATGACATCCCTCCAATGGTTAGATTTGCAAGACATGGGTAACAAAGCCACAATGACAGTGGACTTGAAAAACCTATGTGATTTGGAAGAGCTATGGCTTGATGGAAGCCTCTCCTCTGGAAACATAACAGAGTTTCTAGATAAATTGCCACAATGTCCATCCAACAAATTGCAGTACTTGTACTTGAGCAGCAACAATATGGCTGGAATTCTTTCCAACAGAATGGGGCACTTAACCAACCTATTTTGGTTCGACATTTCTTACAATAACATTACTGGAGCTATACCGCTAGGCATTGGGAATCTCTCTTGTTTACAAAGCCTTGTTCTTTCTAACAATTTTCTTACTGGTGCTATACCGCTAGGCATCGGGAATCTCTCTTCTTTAGAAGCTGTTTATCTTTCTAACAATTTTCTTACTGGTGCTATACCGCTAGGCATCGGGAATCTCTCTTCTTTAGAAGTTCTTTATCTTTCTAACAACCTTCTTACTGGAGCTATACCGCTAGAGTTGGGAAATTGCACTTATGTCTATCTCTCAAATAACAAATTTAGTGGACCTATACAACTAGGGATAGAGCACTGCACTACATTAGAAGAACTTGACCTTTCTGATAACAATATTACTGGAGTTATACCCCCATGGTTGGGGAATTGCACTAGTTTGAGGCACCTTTCTCTTTCTAATAACCTTCTCGTTGGACATGTCCCATCTAAGATCACCTTGCTTGGCAATTTGACTGAACTCGCCCTTGGCAACAATAATCTAGATGGTGTGATCACGGAGGAACACCTAGTTGCTCTAAAGAACTTAGAACACCTTGATCTATCACACAATTCTTTCTCTGGTCCTATGCCATTAGAGTTTGGAGCTTACAAATGA